The stretch of DNA CACAGTATGGAGATGTGGGCCGGAACTAATAGGATTGGTTTTGATTCATTAGATTCTCTTTCATCATCCTGGTTGGAATTCCACTCCACGTCTCCTCGGGCTTCACACTTTTAAaatggaggtgggaggggggtaaGTGTTTATAATTGAGCCTCCACTGCAAAAGCTCATTACTCTCTATGGAATCATCTGCTTATTGAAACCCCGTGGAATCAGCATCAGGACCATGCGAATGCAGCCCGGTGTTTGTCAATGCGCCGACAACGCGGCGAAGGATATGATTCACTGGATGGCAAATTGTAGCAAAATGCAGAATAGCTGCGCACAATGGGGAAACAAAACGATGCCTATAGCCTTTTAATTCAATTGTTAGTTACTAAGATGATATCGGTTCTGTGAAGGAAAATGATTTGAGTGAATTGTGAGATTTCATCCATTAGATGGAAAATCATTCCTCACAAGTTAAGtccttttaatcatttttaaatattcagtaaCTGTGTCAACACTCAATGCTTGGATGGAAACCACTTCCCATGTTATTGTAGCACGAACGAGATCCACATCGAGTGTCATTTAAGCCCTGGGTAGAACAAATGAAGTTGATTAGTATCAATAACACATACTTGAAGAACCCTGGTGACATGTGTTTGATATAAATAGTATATTTTGGCCTTGATCTGAATGTCTTTGAATTAATGTCTTTATTCTAGACAAACTATACActaagaaataaagaaaacaaactgaattaaacagaaGTCTTCAAGAATATCTGCAGCATTCAGTTCTCAGctaaaatgaaggaaaacatcTTACATTTTATAACCAGCACAGAAAATAtgtgcatatatttaaaaaagtacCTTAAAGAAAAATTATACACACTGATACAAACCCGTGAGTGATTTTAAGTCACCATTTAAGTGGAGTTAAATGAAACATCATACAAGACGCGCTCTGGGTAAACATCTCATGTACAACATGAATGAACTAAGTACCACAAAGTTTGTAAAATTACAATAAGACTATAAATGTTTTATCACTGATAAAAAGCTACAAGAAGTGTTGCTACTACTACTCTAGAGCTCTGGACCTGAAATACTTTATTTGCTCACTGCTTGTGttaaattacacaaaatataaggacaaacaaaaacaaaccatgcATTGTTCGTTGTACTTCAACACGCCACAAACAGCAGTCCGTGGACACAACCTTGGACCTCCTACTGTTTCCGTTTAGGACACATCCCGTAGCCTGTTTTCTCCATAGAGTGGAACTTCTCCCTACAAGCCCCGCTTGTCTAAAGTTGTGTACATCGGAGCGATCCCGGTGCCAGCTCTGACCCTGGCAGCTCTAGTGTGTTCTTAAGGCCTTGGCATACACCGGCTCCAGGAAGTGAAAGGGGAGCAGCATGAAGAACACCACGAGGAAAACTACGCTCACCACTGCCAGAAGCACGTAGCGGCCGATGAACAAAGTGTCCACTATCTGAAAGGAAAGAGTGAATCCGTTAGGAGTTTGTACAGACAACGCAATAAAAGAATTTATACTGAAGCAGTATGTGGTGCATGGGAAACACACGGTAGACTGGTTAGTGTTCCCAATATTTACCACTAGATGTCATGAGAGGGCTTTCACAAAGACTTTGTGTACAAGCACGAGCGTCTTCAGAGGCTGTGAGCAGGCGCCAtgcaaacaaaagcacacacataaCGCCACGACAACAATAACGGTTTAATTTAACGAGGTTGCGTGTTGCTTACTGCCCTTCTTGCTGTGTAGAGTTGCGCAGGAGGACAGTTTCTCCGTGTTCACGCTGAATCTCAGTTTAAGCAGGGTGTGACATCACAGCTTCTTAGAATAATTGTGGTgcaatttacattttaacattaaaacctccaGGGAACATACACAGAATAAAGGAGTGGAAAACTTATCTAGCAGGTCAAATAATAACGTGTGAAACGTTTCCACGGAGCGCATGGCGGtatgtgttttcatgtcttCACAGAGATTAATTTAGAAAGGTCAAACTGAATTTAGATTATAGAAAGTTGGCAACACAGAACATAAACTTACCTGAAAATATATACAGAGAGTTTCTGGGTTTCTTATATGGAATTTACTCATCTGTACCATCATCATACTGATGGTGAATATAAAGTGAGACACACCTACATTTTACACTTTTGCATATTGGTCTGTTGTGACTGAACCACCTTACAAAACTCTAATTTGATATGCCTAGAGCATGTGATGTAAATTTAaggaaataattataataaaaaaaatattaatggaTTTACCGGTTGTGCTTATCATCTTATTGTTATCTTTCGTATGATAAAATGATCCCTGATAATTCCAGGAATGTGAAAAATAAGTTAATTACTGGGGAAACAGTAATAAGTGTGTAGAATACTGATGGGGTATCTCTCACACAAACTTCGCACACAAAGATACCACATTAATAATCACCGAAAGTTTTTAAAATTGCcatcaaaacatttaatcaaCACTTCACTGATGCCCCGCGGTCCGAGTAAATACTTCTATCATGACGAACGCATGTATACAAGAATACAAACAGAGAAAACGGCCTTAAGCCGTACAACAAGAGCAGCAGCCCCTCTAACGTCTGAACAGAGATTTCATAGGGACTGAGGAATAAGAGCGGGgacgtgcgcgcgcgcgcgtgtggaCGTGCCACCGTCTAGGAGATGTGGGGATGATGTATGCCGTCTCTTATGGATGCATTTAACACATCTCGCTTTTTAATTTGCCAATTACACAGCAAGCAGGAGCCCAAAGTGTGGgccatgttttattaatgtgCCACTGGGCGCACGGATAGGGGGAAGAGAGGCGGGTGGGCTGGCGGTGGAACTGAAAATacggatgggggggggggggtgcgtGGGTGTTATAAACCACCCTTAGTCTGGGACTAGCCTAATTGGCACtatgatattttttatacttttgtttAACAGCAAAAGGTTAGacatttctctctcacacattaTCCTTTTGGTCTCTGAATTTTTCACCTTCAcctgtatttttgtctttatttaaacactgtcatgcattaaaacacagatttattccaagctaaaaaaaaaaaataaaataatcaaagatGAGTTATGGAGACCTTCATGTCATCTGGCTACAAAGGAAGTGTACAAAAACTAATTTACCCTTGTATTGTTTAATTCTGTGCAATATTATCATTTTCAGAATTGCCATTCTCTCTGAATAAAGGATAtcatatctatatctatatatctatgtatctagatctacatatatatatgtatgtatctatatctatatatatatatgtatatagtgagagagagagagagagagagagatatgtatatatatatagagagagccTTTTAATTGGGAGACATTCATGACTGCTCATttctaaattacattttttctgtattgtgtACACACTTTAGAGAATTGACAGGCCTCTTGACATTGCTCTGAACACTCTACAGAAAGCAAACCAGTGTCTCGAAGTGATTTTACACGAAACCTCTTTAAAACGTCAGAGTCTGTTTCTAAAGCACGCATGGGTTAATTTTAATCAAAGGCCTTGCACCAAAATCCAGGAAGTCACATTTTTGCTGCCTGCCTCTCCGTGTTGCGGGTCTGGTATCTGCCTTCGCACAAAGGCTATAAAACACGAGCTGGCCGCAGCGAGGCTCTGCTCTGCTATTTCTATGGGGTGGCAGCTTGCTTGGCAGATCTGGACGGCTTATTGGCACGACCCAGAGGCAACATGGGGgagtgtttgttctgtgtttctgttggacTAAGATAAAGCAGAACAGGCCTTGACGACAAGCACATGCACAGAAGTGCACACAGTGACACTATTTACAGGCATACAGTGCTGTTGATACTGACTGACAGTGTGGCAGAGTTAAGGTTTCATTTGGGACAGGTTGTATGTGCACGGTAACGTTATACGTAGCTGCAGTCTGTATCCTCGATCAGAACGAATAACATGAAAGAATTCTGCTCCTTCACAACTTTGCATCTGTAACCAtggcaaaatataaaaatctctTTTAGATGTTAAAACTTTTGTGACAAACGTACATCTGAGTTGTACTGTAGTCACTCGTGCACTTGGGAAACAGGAACTTTATGCTATTACATGTCATTTCGTGTGCCTGCGATGACCATTCAGCTAAAGATAGTTGTTCATTTGTGGGCACTGAAACCTCAAGTTTCACTCTGGACTCAAAACATTTGGTGGTAATGAATGCCAAATGGCTTTGCATCAAGGCGGAAAACATCCCGggcctgcttttattttcaaatgaactACATTATGCAGTCATTCAGCGAGAGCTGTAATAGCAGACGACAGTAACACAGaaattctctgtgtttttaatgcagcaaaCGGAGCgatttgtaatattttcttcTTGTGGATTTGGCAGAAGTACACAAGTTTGAATTGCTTCTTCATATTCTTAATGGAATTGTAATTCGTATTCCAGCCAGGTCTTCAGATGTAAACATAAGTTAACCGACAATGCAGCCCAGTACACATGGGGAAAGGGTCCTACCGGttcaaatgagtgtgtgtgtgtgtgtgtgtgtgtgtactaggTGAATGGAGCTCACCTCTATCTCTTTGAAGGGGGGAGGCGTCTCTGGGCTGCGAGGGAAAAACACCAGCACCAAAGTGATGGTGAGAGCCAACAAGAACACAGGGATGACCCCAaacctggcaaaaaaaaaaaaaaaaaaaaaagccagcatGAGTCCTCCCACTAcagatttattacattttcataaGACTTGCAGTAAATGCAGCGTTACCTGCCATGCTTAAGTTCCAGTCTAAACAAAGGCAGTCTTTGCTGTGATTTTAGAGTTAACTTTGAGCCAACTTTCTAATCAGGTAAATGGCAACGTGGGTGCAATCTACTCGAAGATACTGCGcacatttattcacttttaagTAGTGTGTTTGATGGAGGGTAATGGTCAGATGATTGCCTAAGTGTTAATCAGCAGAGGGAATAGTCTAAGCCATCGATCAGAATATAATGCAGGTGTAATTAACTGGTTCACAGAATTTAACAGTCAGAAAAAGTTCATCTGGGCTGGTCTGGGCTGGTAGATATTAAAGTTGAAAAGTCAATGTATCAGATTCATATTCCACACGATTTATTTAACTAGTAAAGTAAATGATGCTGCAGTGATAAACTCCATCACTAATTGTTTTGTGGCTGTACACAATTTGATGAGCAATCATTTCTTAATGTTAAATGAAGACATAACAGAAAATCTGCTGGTTGgccccaaaacaaaaagagaaaagctgtCCGGCAAACTGGGGAAATTATCTCCGCTGATTAAATCTGAGGTCACTAGTCTCGGCGTTGTCATAGATCCAGACCTTAACTTCAAGTCCAACATAAATAAGGTGATAAAGACATTGTTCTACCTACTCAGAAACATGGCTGAAGTGAGACCATTTATAAATGAAAAGGAGCTACAGGATTAATACATGTCTTCATCTCAAGCAGACTTGATTACAGTAATGGACTTTTCACTGGCTTCCCCAAAAAATACCACAGAGTGACTTCAACTAATTTAAAACTCTGCTGCTTGATTGTTAAGCAGAATCAGGAAGAAAGAGCATGTGATCCAGTTTTAGCTGTGCCACACTGACTTCCTGAATTGACATCGAGGTCCTGCTCCTTGTATACAAGGCACTTCATGGGCTATGACCAAATTAAACCGTCAACTCCCTTATTAACTATCAGGCTCCAAGAACACTTCAATCCTCTGCTGCTGGTTTAGTGGAGGTTCTCTACAGCGGTGGAGAGAAAACTGGGGATGCGGCCTTTGTTAAATACGCCCCTAAGCTCTGGAAAACACTACCTTGGGATATCAGGGAAGCCAACTCAATAGATATTTTCAAAAGTAAGCTAAAAACACATCTGCTCACACTAGCTTTTAATTAGCTTTTCACACCACCTCTTGCACTGTTGATTTTATGCTGTTACATTATATGTTTTAATTAACTtctatttatgcattttattatcgtttcatttatgttttttattaaatcatctGCAAATACCCGAGAGTGAGTTATAGCTAAATCTTCTGTACACAAAACTATAGGTAAGCGACCTTCGTGAACACTTTTCCTCTAATGTTTACATCAagaatttttcttttattgttgattcgtctcttctctctcttgttgTCACGTTTATAAATGGTCTTCTGTTCCTTTTAATGATCgttcttttaatgtgaagcGCTTTGAGCTGCAATGTTTGTATGACATGTtctatacaaataaagtttatcATTATAACTTTTACTGTAATACATAGTTACTTAGTTGACTTAACTACAAGAAAACGTCACTGTCTTTTTTTGAGGTACAGTGTAGATATGTTATCTGGCTTATAAGCATGCAAACATTCAAGTGGGTGAGACTTTCAATGAACACATAACACTGAAATTACTTCATACATGCTAGAggactgtgtgcgtgtgcagttTTCTCACTTACTTTGCTGATCCTGATGCTCTCAGCAGCATCATCCCAAACACAAGAGCCGCAACCCAGGCGACAGCAATGATGAAAACGCCGGTACCAACTTGGAGGACTGTATTcgacatgttttttatttttgtttggcaCCGTCGCAATGTAACTTTCTCGACGTAAACACCGGTTAGTCTGTAATGTGGtaaaatatgactttaaaaaacaatgttgGTGTCATTAATAAGTATCGCTCCAGTAGAACAAGCGAGGAAGCTAGCGGGAACTAACGTACAAACACTAATTAGCCGTCGCTGCTAGCGCTGCTGTGCTGACACCGAGTAAAAAATATAAGTCACGCTTGTTACACCGTTTTGTTAACATACAAGTGTCCGCTTGCTACCGATAAatctgtaatttgtaaagtgGCAAACAGCTCAAATGCCTGAGTTAAATGCTCTGGGTAAGTAAAGCCCTCTCAGTCGCGTCCTGCGCTTCCTGGTTACAACAAACTGCAGTGTGATTGGTTAAGGGGACTAGTCGACTATCCAATCAAATGCGTCCTTGCTTAAAACTGGAGACCTGTGCGGGAAACAGGTATAGCTTTTCGCaaagcttttttgttgttgtttataatCTTTATTTTTGCGTATTATGTCTCGTTATCGCTGTGTTGCGGAATTAAAAGAGGCGGTAAAACTTTACGAACATAGAACAAATAATGACTGTCCTTATTCCGAAAAATAAGTCCTACTTATGTTCTTAATATCTCAAGATACTGGTTTCTAATTTGGCGTGTCAGTATGATAATGTATTGGTAGTTTGCTTCATAAAAATGtcgactctctctctctctttttttttcaaattatgtCTGCGATACCAACGACATGGTAGGTCATTATCTGGATAAAAACAACGATGGCTGCCGGCCGGCTGCCTGGACAATAAACCccagataaaaacacagttacagCCGTAGACTGTATGCAACAAAGGAAGCTAGTTTAACGCCTCTCTCTCCTTTTAATCATTCCCATTTCCGGCCAATACAGCCCAACTTACTACACACATACTCAGACTCTGCATAGGCAGGCTACTTTAGTGGCTATTTAAAGCCAGCAGTGCAATAGAGCATGAAACACATTCAATCCGGGCATATTTCTAGGCTACAATTTACACCACAGGTGTTCACGGCACACAGTAGTCTAGCCGGTGTACTTCATTGAACTTCTCAATAAAGGTGTCAAAAGGGCCTCTTTTAAAAAGTTTCCATGGCTCTGACATGCATTCCCTGCATTGCATCAATTAGAGTTGCTCTGTTCAGTCCCTTAGACCTatctaatttattattattgatttattatttttaaaaaaaacaacaaaaaaaaaaacaaaaaaaaacacttagtCTGTGTATTGTTAACAGAAATCGCCGAAGAAATGTTTCTGACTGCCTGTTTTAATGCATGTAATGGCTAATGTGGACCGACAGGGGGCTGGCCAGATCCTTACTGGAAGAAGACATGTTGCCTTTAGGTGACCCTAGTACGATCCATGGACCAAGCGTTTGTTAAGGATCCGGATACTTAATTAAGTAGGCGGGTAGTAGATCACTGAACATTGTAAAACACTTCAGAGCAATAAATTTACTAAAcagtaaagataaaaaaaaaaactaagcctCAATGATATGATATTTCTACCTGGCTTCCCTCGAAGGAACAGAATGCAGCTTAAAAAGTCAGGGAATGTTTATCAGTCACTCATGTGGACCCTGACTGGTAACCCAACACCCAGGgtcctgtttctgtttgagcCACTAGACCCAGATAGTAGTAAACctaaagagattaaaaaataacatctcTAAATAGAACAATAAACAAGCAAGTATGCAACTTGTAACTGTAACTTGACTTGACAATAATAGACGGTTACAATCTGATCT from Mugil cephalus isolate CIBA_MC_2020 chromosome 15, CIBA_Mcephalus_1.1, whole genome shotgun sequence encodes:
- the tmem218 gene encoding transmembrane protein 218, which produces MSNTVLQVGTGVFIIAVAWVAALVFGMMLLRASGSAKFGVIPVFLLALTITLVLVFFPRSPETPPPFKEIEIVDTLFIGRYVLLAVVSVVFLVVFFMLLPFHFLEPVYAKALRTH